One Cydia splendana chromosome 23, ilCydSple1.2, whole genome shotgun sequence DNA window includes the following coding sequences:
- the LOC134802029 gene encoding transcription factor MafK, with translation MPNDLLKQLGGRKAIMAPLSPTPCAEISDDELVSISVRDLNRQLKMRGLTRDQIVRMKQRRRTLKNRGYAASCRIKRIEQKDELETEKSQEWHDMELMQEDNNRIRDEVEALRSKYDALKRFAVMKNIPLPPELELLP, from the exons ATGCctaatgatttattaaaacaGCTGGGCGGAAGGAAAGCAATCATG GCACCATTGTCGCCGACCCCCTGTGCGGAGATCAGTGATGATGAGCTGGTCTCGATCTCAGTGCGAGATCTGAACAGGCAGCTCAAGATGCGAGGGCTGACCAGGGACCAGATAGTCAG AATGAAACAGCGGCGGCGAACGCTGAAAAACAGGGGCTACGCGGCGTCATGTCGCATCAAACGAATCGAGCAAAAGGATGAACTGGAAACTGAGAAAAGCCAG GAATGGCACGACATGGAACTAATGCAGGAAGACAACAACCGCATCCGGGACGAGGTAGAGGCTCTCCGGAGCAAATATGATGCCCTCAAACGGTTTGCTGTCATGAAAAACATACCTTTGCCGCCTGAGCTAGAACTACTGCCTTAa